The nucleotide window CTGCTCCTGCTGCGGCAGGGCGTGGGGCGGCTCATCCGCTCCACCACGGACCGGGGCGTCGTCATCATCGCGGACCCGGGACACCCCAGCTACCGCGCGTACCTGATGAACGCCCTGGAGGGCTACCGCGTGGAGGCGCTGCCGTGGGCGCAGGCACGCCTGCGCATCCACGGCGTGCTCAAGCAGACGGGGCTGCTGGTGGACTCGGCCGCGCCGCGCTGAGCGCGGCTCACGCGTCCAGGCGCGCGCGGAAGCGGGACTCCAGCGCGCGCAGCTCGCCGAGCGACTCGCCCGACGCCCCGCCCCGCTCCGCCACCTCCAGCGCCTTCGCCAGCACGCGCGCGTCCTCTTCGCTCTGCTCGCGCAGCCGCTGCATCATGGTCCGCGTCGCGTCGAACAGGTCCTTCAGCTCGTCGCCATCGCGCAGGCCGTACGACGGAGGGCGCAGCTTGCCTTCGGCCACCTCCCCCACCATGCGCCGGATGCGCAGGAGTGGACCCGCCACCCGGTGCGTCACGACGATGGTGCCCAGCGCCACCACGGCGATGAAGGCCAGGAGGAACGCGCCCAGCACCCACCACGTCGCGCGCTGGCGCCACTCCAGCTCCGCGCGCTGCGCGACGATGGCCGCGCGCTCCTGCTCGTAGGCCGCGTCGATGGTCTGCGCCTTCTCGCGGAAGGCGGCCTCGAACGCCGGGTCGTCCATGCGCGCGAGCAGCTCGTTGGAGAGCGTGGCGCTGGACAACTCCCGGCTCACCTCCGCGGCCTTCGAGCGCGCCTCCACCGCCGTCGCCGTCTCCTGCATCAGCGCCCGCGCCGAGCGCACCAGGAACACGCCCAAGAGCGCCGACAGCACCAGCGTCACGCCGACGATGTACGCGGTCAGCTTGAGCTGGAAGCTCGTATCCAGCAGGAAGTTGCGCCAGCGCCGCTTGGGGGCCGCCTGCTGCGCCGTGCTGCTCGTCGTCATGTGTCGTTGCTCCACTCGAAGGTTTCGGC belongs to Myxococcus fulvus and includes:
- a CDS encoding HAMP domain-containing protein, which encodes MTTSSTAQQAAPKRRWRNFLLDTSFQLKLTAYIVGVTLVLSALLGVFLVRSARALMQETATAVEARSKAAEVSRELSSATLSNELLARMDDPAFEAAFREKAQTIDAAYEQERAAIVAQRAELEWRQRATWWVLGAFLLAFIAVVALGTIVVTHRVAGPLLRIRRMVGEVAEGKLRPPSYGLRDGDELKDLFDATRTMMQRLREQSEEDARVLAKALEVAERGGASGESLGELRALESRFRARLDA